Within Planococcus citri chromosome 2, ihPlaCitr1.1, whole genome shotgun sequence, the genomic segment cactggtttcaaacagtgtctgtcactaccactagttttaaacagtgtctgtcactaccaatGGTTGTattcagtgtctgtcactatcactggttttaaacggtgtctatcactaccactggttttaaacagtgagtttcactaccactgtttttaaacagtgtctgttactaccactggttgtattcagtgtctgtcactaccactggtttcaaacagtgtcctgtcactaccactagttttaaacagtgtctgtcactatcactggttttaaacggtgtctaccactaccactggttttaaacagtgagtgtcactaccactggttttaatcagtgtatgtcacaaacacaggttttaAACCATGTCTGTCAccaacactggttttgagcagcatctgtcacaaacactggttttaaacagtgtctgtcactaccactggttttaaacagtgtctatcactaccactggttttaaaccgtgtgtgtcacaaacactggtttttaactGTGTCAGtcataaacactggttttaaactgtggcagtcataaacactggttttgagcagtgtctgtcactaccactggttttaaacagtgtatgtcacaaacactggtttcaaacagtgtctttcactaccactggttgtattcagtgtctgtcactagaCCACTGCTTTTTAATCTGTGTACCTAtgtcacaaatactggttttaaactgtggaTTTAAACAGTGTATGCCACagacactggttttaaacagtgtctgtcactaccactagttttgaacagtgtctgtcactactcactaccactgctttcaatcagtgtatgtcacaaacacaggttttaAACCATGTCTGTCACCAACACTGGTCTGTCACTTCCACTGGTTTCacacagtgtctgtcactaccactgcttttaatcatgtatgtcacaaacactggttttgaactgtatctgtcacaaacactggttttgagcagcatctgtcacaaacactggttttatacagggtctgtcactaccactggttttaaactgtgtgtgttacaaacactggttttacacagtgtcagtcataaacactggttttgagcagtgtccgtcactaccactggttttaaacagtgtatgtcacaaacactggcttcaaacagtgtctttcactaccactggttgtatcatggttgacacgaaacacgatcaaatgctttctcataagtcataattgacgaagcaagcaatgatatCCCagtttgcattcagtgctctttgaatgatcactttcagcagggcaattgcatctcttgtcctttttttgctacaaagccatattgtgttccgcttagattttcatccatcttcttttcaattctggcatttattatggtgagtagtagcttcagtgtgtatgggatggttctatattcagagcatttttgctaGTTGTTCTTCTTTGGtataggtacaaaatttaccgctttgaagtccttaggcagtgtACCTTCGTCATATATTTCATTTAtcatcttcagcagctccttttgTTTAATCAAATCTACTgatatgagatcttcccccactgctttgtggtttctagCTCTCTTCACcacattcctcagctcccacatttcaatttgtggtgcctcctctgtggatgaaacttccatttgagccagATGTGTGTCATCTCCATATAATTCTTGTATGTATGTAGCTTTGGTATTCTCAATCAAAATACGcctttattctgaaaaaataaagtacatagcaaaaaaaattataatagaaatgaaaatgcacACAAATGCATCAGAGGCCCTTATCTAGGGCAAAGGCCCCACTTAACCAGTGCCATTCGGTACGGTCCTGTGCCACACTCTCatatagtttattttttataaaatttgttatTGGATCTCTCCACCTCGCCTTTTGTTTCCACTTTCTCCTTTTACCACCATATGGGGTCCAGCAGCTTATTTCTCTGGTCCATCTTTCCTCTTTTAATCTAGCAACGTGACCCGCCCAATTCCACAAGTTTCTCCTAACTGTGGacacgatttttaaattatttttaaacatatttttaatttttgaaagcttaacCTTGTCCCATAATTTAATCCCTAACATGGTTGAGTAATCTCTAATTTTTTCTCTagaacattttggaaatttcagttccaaaaaaaaaaaaaagtaccataaaAAGTGTCGAAATGAACTTCATTACAATATATGAACGCCTACAGTGCATGATTAGTTACCCACATGACCAATTATACACAAATATCTGAAAATCTTCTCTTGCAGTTCTGAACCtcgtgtttttcaaattttcgatcatgaAATCGCTGaataaattcatttccaaattgACAGGAACCGACTTTAGAAACAAGCACTAATCGCATTTTTATGTGAAGtaaatttggacagtttttatggaattttttgaagattctgAGTTCCTGAaatatcgctggaggctccagaatgacctgAAACTCCCTCCCCATCAACTCAAGATATTGAAATAAgaataaaaagtgaattttgattttccaatttcattgagtaaaattttgtgcaaattccAATTTATAAAAACTGCTGGAAGCtcctgaactgctcaaaatggtttgaaaccgtcaaaaatcgatttggagggGCCGAAATAGGgtgcataccaaatttcagctttttaggacACTTCTgcggaattttgattttttataggtatattttaggccccaatttcatttttaaaaattcaccaagaatcgaaaaatgcattttagacGTCGAAACTTTGAAACACTTTTCTGTTCAACTTCACTCTTCATTTTTGGGGATTCGCTGCGTGATTTTGACATATTTTATGTGATTTAATAAGTAATtagcttacctacctatttactcgACATTAGGTTAGGATGGATTGTGAAATCAAAAGTCGactgattttgaccaaattcagtagagaCCTTCAATTCGAGTCGAAAAATACCCTTAATAAAAATTAGCTCCAAAGGTGGCCTCTCCAGGGGAGAAATGTCCCCACTTTCAAGGTTCATTTCTTTCCTTCCAGGGGCATCTCCGGAGCTGCAATTTTTTCTGGgttggtaactttcaactcaaaatgaagttctGTTCTGAATTAGGTCAAAATCCGCTGACCTTTTATTTCTCAATCCATTCtaatataagtatgtatttgaaaattaattaaatttctttGTTCTTTCAAAACAGGTCAGCATGAAACCAGGACCAGAATCAGAATCAAATTAAATCAATTCGTGATGCGGATTTATTGACCGAATTCCATAAAATGTCATCTAGTTCACAATTTCTTCGTCCAATTCACTTGAAATACGTGatattcattttcatcatcACCATAATATCATCACATGGCCAAAATCAATCGAACATCAAGTCATCAATTTGTAAATCAGTGCTACTGAAAAACTGCACAGGAGATGCATGCATCGCCAACATTTCAGTAGTCGATAAATGCCCATCGAATTTTACACGAGACGACATCAAGagaaaatgcgaaaattttatGGACTCCGATTTACTCAACGACACTTTCCTATTCATACCAGTGACCAGCAGGCAAAAAAGCATCACGTATTGGAACATTTACTGCGCTTTATGCAATCAACAAGGCCTGCAATctgataattttacattttggacATTACGAGCTCTCCATAAACCGATTGAAAATCACAATAAACTCGAATCATTCGAATCTAATATCGATTTAGCAGTACTAGAGAAAATTGAAGTGGACCACGATACTCAAAATCTCATCTCAAAATTCCATGGTTTTACACGTATGGTAATTTTATTGAGATATTTACCTTCAGAGTTGACGAATTCATCTTACCAGTCTTGCTCGACTTCAATTACCAGCAACGATGATATCGAGTTAATTGCAAAAAACATCACAGGTGGGTTTGCCCCCACCCCAGAAAACTTCAATTGCACTGGGACGAAATTTTGTTCACGTAGAAAAATCCCTCAACCTGATACTTGCGTTTATTTCGATCCAAATGACGTCCCTTGCGTTACAAATAAATTCTACGTCCAAGGAGTAGATTTTACCTACGATAAAAATCAGGTAATTCGTACCGATGGTGAAATACTCGATATAAACGAGTATTCTTATCCGAAAAACGACTCGTCATCAGATGTaatatttttctgcaaaagGAAAAATATCAAGACGCCAGTTTCCAAAGAACTGATCCAATTCACCAAATACATGAAGTATATTTCTACATTTCTTCTACTCGTGTTTCTAGTCATGAAAACAAACAAAGAGAATTTCAGAAGTTTGCCTAACCTAATCCTGTATTCGTATTGTATAGCATCTTTGTGGGTATATTTATACCACATTTTCAGCGAGAAGATCGccgataaattaattttaagaacctatttattattttacgtTCACTTGAGTCACGCATTTTGGGCGGCGTTAATTTCGTACGAATATTGGTACGTTATTTCGGCAGCCCTCAAGTTCAAAAAACCTAAACATTTAATTAAAAGGTATAAATATTACGCCTTTGTTGGTTGGATACTGCCAGCTTTACTTTTAGGCTCTGTTTATCCATTTCTAACCGAGGAGGATAAAACCTCTTCTTGTCCTCTGATTCCTCATCATAGAAATGTCAACGTTGCTCAGAATTTATCGCAGTGGGCTCATTATCTGCTCGGTGCATTTTATATCCTCTACTTGGCTGTTTATTTTGTACTGATACCTGTTGTGGCTATTCAGGGTTGCTTTTTCATTCGTTTGGCTCGTCATAACCGCAGTCTGGAAGAGCGAAGTGATGGAAGACATAGGAATAAGAAGACCAGTTCCAATAATACTGAGCTggattatttgtttatttttacgaaaatagCTTATTTAATGGGTATTCATTGGATGTTGATGTGTGTGGGTATgattttaacatattttttcgatttcggtTTCAGTCTCGGTAATGTGTTCAGTGTTTTATTCGCTTTTCACGGTACGTTCATAGCTTTGGCTTTTGCATTCACCAGAACTGAACGAAAAAGGTATAAGAGATCGTATAGGTCGTTTATGTCTCGCAGTTCTCGTAGCACTCAAGTTGAAAGTTTGACTGCGGAGGAAGGGTTAAATAAGATGGGTGAACGTGAATGATCTCAAATGAGTGGAATGTAgaggtgattttcaaattctgattccagtttttttttttttaaattaaatttcgttattttatgtgaatttttggaaaattagattttttcctcaaagtatttttttttatttcacaataTCCTTTTTTGAATGCTAAATCTTCTCTAAAGTGTCTGAACTCATTTCACAGCTTTTTGGCCGAACTCAATACTCATCCTAGTCAAGTAATTGATAAACAGtcacttttttgagttttttttcaagaatttaccattttttctattttatataTTTTCCTTAGTAGACATAAGAAAATTTAATGTAAGCTTTTCGtatgtaatacctacctatattttagtTGTGACGTTCCTtgaagccaattttttttatgtttttgctGCCGATTTTTACATGATAGATATTTTTATACTTCGACCTTGTTGAAAGAGAATAATTTCATCGAGTATTACATTACATTCATGAtacaaaatatacttacaatatttctcattatttttaatattttttttcatttcaacttttattgaataaatatgttattttttctgtttttagtttgtgaatttacaaaatttcaactcattttgataagttgagTGAcatctttttgaagaaaatttgaatattattacCTAGTTTTGGGCTTGtagcttttcaaaaaagttgttaaaGAAAGTTCAGATTTTTTGTTAAGGTTTTAACGTATTTTGATGGgttacattacattttttttttttcttcgaaaataccaataatatgatcaaattttgagcttaaaattcttcaaaaatacctacctatatttactTGAAgaacatttttgttaaaatatttgaCTTGTTCGCACaaatttaacccattttgatactagtcggggagcccgcttaaggatccaTTACACCCCCCTAtcgatcctccggaacaacttttttcttaaagggggagtcttaaggaacatttctagcccttgtactcaaaaaaaaaagtggccatacttacaaaatggcggccattttgattggcaggtcagccgaaaccgcagattttgtgttccaacataggacttgcacaaaatttttcaaactgtacaaaggtagatcgaaagatcaagcaaaaattcatcacctgtcaaaatttcaaatgctgaagtgcgtttttcgatttttggtggatttttgaaaatcaaatttaggccaaaaatgagggaaaaaatcaaaagtttaccaaattgaccaagaaagcagaaatttggggtACACCATATTTTGGACaagccaaattgattggaaactgtttcaaaccgttttgagtagttctggagcctccagcagatttttgaaactcgaaattcccacaaaatttcaccaaaatgaagttggaaagctgaaatttattctgcaagctaatttcaatgcgctatatacgaagtactgcaggtgaatttcaagtcgttttagagccactgccgactttttgaaatttcctggagcctccatcagatttttgaaactttaaatttttacgaaatttcatcaaatggaaatagaaagctgaaatttactctacactccaatttttacaccctctgaagacgacttcaggtgggttcaaatcattttggagcctccagcgattttttgaaaattacaagagcctgcagtagatttttgaaacttgaaatctgaaatttacttcgtaaactaatttcaatacgatatgaaatcgactacatggtgatttcaaatggtttttaaatgattttgaagcttccagctactttttggaaatttcaattttccaaaaaacaccatacaacctctcaaaatgtcgctggagactccaaaacgacttgaaatccaccagcagacgatttcgtagcgtattgaaattagtttgcagaattaatttcagctttccatctccatttgatgaaattttgggaaatttcaattttcaaaaatctactggagggaaaattttgattttttccctcatttttggcctgattttcaaaaattcaccaaaaatcgtaaaaggcactttagcacttaaaattttgacaggtgatgaatttttgcttgatctttcgatctatctctgtacagtttgaaaatgacccagctgtcaatcaaaatggccgccattttgtaagtagggccacttttttttgagtacaagggctagaaatgttccttaagactcccccttcaaaaaaaaagttgtcccggaggatcgaggaggaggggggtgcaatagacccgtatgcgggctccccgactatacgTCTCTCatggaaatatttgaataattccAAGATTACCTATAACCAAAGTTTGGACTaagaatggtcaaaaaaaaatttcgttgaaatatttcattttcttgaggaattttaacccattttgataggtcacatgtcaccttttttcaaaaatcgtgaaaatcatgacccaagtTTGGGATCAAAGTtcttaaaaaatgctcaaaaaaaagtttttatgggaattcttgaatttttttgtaaagttttaaCCCATTTCAATAGTTTGCATAATATAcacataataggtacctattttcaaaattaccaaaaatcaactgAGACAAGTTTTGGATTCAAATTCTTTTAATAtgctttaaaaacatttttactctAAATATTGATTTGTATCTCTCCCAAAAGATTTTGAAAGGTCAcatattacactttttttcgaaaataccggaagtcataactcaattttgggtttagaattctaaaaaaattctccgaaaaacattttcatttatttgaatttctctaaagaaattttgaatcagtttGATAGATCAcgagtcacttttttcaaaaacgttaaaaatcGTGACTCAAGTAtaatctcaaaaattcttcaaaaatgctcaaaaatgttttcgttgacataggtatttgaatcTCATTGCAAGACTTTTAGTCATATGATGGTCACATGCCATCTTTTTGAtctgttacaaaaaaaaaatcctgaaaattatCACCAAACTTTGGGTTTAAAGTTTTTCAatagtgttgaaaaaaagttttacagaagtttttgattttctgccaaaataatGAACCAATTATGGCCTGAAAAGTTGTCAAGGAAgttgaaaaagtatttcaatTGGTCAAATGATatcttttacaaaaatatcgaaaatcagGACCCAactttgggctcaaaattcatcaaaaatgcttttgaaacatttgaatcttttgaaaaattttaaggacAAGTCACGcgacaaatttgtcaaaaataggtACAGAAAATCACGACCCAAAAGTTTgcactcaaaattcttcaaaaagttttgaaaacattttagttgaaataggtacctatttgaatttcggtcaaaattttgatccataGTACCCAAGTCAATatgttacctacttatttcgtGATTGTGattcgtaaatttcaaaaattgaaatacctaatcTTTTTATCGGTTGCTCATATTGTCAGAGACATAAATAGagttttgatgagatttttttttacattatcaaaagtggtaacactgttttagTCACcttacacaaaattttcataaattcaaaccGTCAAATTAGGCAGAACTATCGCCCTCCCCCCTCActtgcatttaaaattttcagttggtaaccattttgaaagttcttaaataggtatctactctTCTTGCCACTTCCCCTCCTTCTCTCCCCCCTCCCTAAATGTCTACGGAGATTTCTTGTTAACGCCATTTACTATAGTTTGATGACTTCTACTGACAgacaaaatattagaaaaaaaatctacgacCCATCGCGCAAATTGTGAGTATTAATTTGGCATGGAACAACTCTTTTGTAACTTTGATGTTCTTGTGACGTTGACGTATACTTTACTGGCGTTGCCCACCacgaaaaaaagtaggtaggtaggtacttgagtgTAATAAATCGTgtcagttttttgatttataaaaagtTTTTCCACGCGTAATAACGACGCAATTTTATATACGATTCATTGCCACAATTTTATGTATTAAATAGTAAATACAAATACCCAGCAGTGTTTATTAGTACGTTAAAGTCACACTGTACAGCTATGTGAATGATAAACACGATGAAAGAGCACTACAATCACATGCCAAAAATACGAATAACCAGATATAATTTAAATGTTGATGGAGTTAAAATTCAGCAATCAGCATgaagggaaaatttgaaatagtatttgattttttaaagattcgTATATGTGTTTGTTCTACAAGTCCGAGTCAATGCctacatgaatttgaaaaaaacacgtaaataaattaggtaggtaattagttCATACAACATCCAGTTGAGTATGGCAAATTTATGAGCAAAGCAATTTGATTTCATTGAACTTGAACTTGGACCGAGACTCGTGTGTAGTACGTATGTAACATATCATTCCCTGTATATTTTGTTCTCAGAATCTTGAAGACGTGAACGATTTCACAGGAAGTAGAAAATGCATCGTGCAATTTTTCGATAGAAATGTGATgcaataaaattgattaaatatagagcaattttcaacaaaattcttctacaaatatatatattttttttgaaattttctaactttctccaaagtatgaaaaaatagagaaaaaaatatctaattcgTTGAAATGTTGTTGGTATTGTAGGCTGCAGGCTTGTACTTTGGGTGAAGATTGTGTGGGTACATACCTATAAGAGGCtgagaaaattattcttttCGAGCTGTCAGAATTAAGGACATGGTGAAGGACGATTAgaattggagggggggggtcacaaAATTCCCTACTGATGACTGACTGATCAATGAATTCCCAAAACAAAACtaggtaattatcaaaaattcggtAATTAGATGGGTGCCTGATTGAGatatagcccagtcaaaatgcaattcgacccaaacataattgggatcaaaagttttttttggtgaatattgtctagggtggtatgctgaacaacatactgaaagtccccgcccctacttCACGAGCCAATTCCCCCACAGTGAatcaaagcccccccccccaaatcagtttttcgtcaacaactcctgaaatattgaattttgagtaaagtgagctcagtgatcatttcatctcctctccaatgcCTATCAAATGaactatcgaccaactccctagcctcaaggagggtggcgctacgacccctcaaagtgacgtgattttaataattctacactttatgacttgggacttgtaacctgttccaattgataaaatgaagtcaaacttagggaatgggattctttttggagctagagttgacctctggagtggggagggtcaaagttgaaaattacagaaaggtcattttttggagggacatacctaacatgaccccaaatggatgaaaagggtccaaaatcataccatcggacagtaccctatctgtgatcaacatatccaaatttcagcttcctaggtcatccccacccgaTTTAAAGCAACATTAAGGTGAAAATCCCCTTATATTTTGCCctcattttcggttttttccatcttaaaaggagtggagatgacctaggaagctgaaatttggatatgttgatcacgaatagggtactgtccgatggtatgattttggacccttttcatccatttggggccaTGTTAtatccctccaaaaaaatgacctttctggtaattttcaactttgaccctccccactccagaggtcaactctagctcccaaaagaatcccattccccaagtttgacttcattttatcaattagaacaggttacaagtcccaaatcataaaatgtaaaattattgaaatcacgtcactttgaggggtcgtagcgccacccccttgaggctagggagttggttgatagctcatttgataggtattggggaggaaaTGAAATGATCATACTgggttcattttactcaaaattcaatatttcaggagttattgacgaaaaactgatttagaggggggggggctttgatccacagTGGGAGGTTAGCTCAGCTCGAAGGGtgggggcggggacttttagtatgttgttcagcataccaccctaggcaatattcaccaaaaaatcctttgatcgcaataatgtttgggttcacTTATTTgtttctgctatttgactgggcagTGGGCTAAACAGATTCCACATAACGGTTGGGGCAATTGATTTTGGATATGGCCATGTGAGAGTATGGAGTGGCCTGTTCACTTTAGGTCTGCACTAAATAATTTCATCCTTCATTCTTTCGAGCTTTTTGGAAGGAGGTTTTCCTTTTCCAGGGATAGGGATCTATTAgtttctttttttagttttttttttttacgcagattttggcaattttacctTTTGGCCTTGGCGGATTATTGAGAATCTGGATTttagacgtcgtcgtcgtcgtcgtcgtttccttataagcggtaggcctattggcctgtctgctgcggtgtggaacctgttgaggatgagcctgaggtatccgtgagtttcctcctctatttttcaacacttttcataTTACAATCAccaactttcaaaatcaaaaccctataaagttaaattaaattagtcttctttttagttttttcaagtaaaatccaTTTTCAGAAACTCAAACCGCAGTCTGCATTTCTGCATCCCGAGCAGATTCTTGTGGGTTCTAAATCTGCCAAAGTTCAGTGGAAAAAGAACGTAAGTATCTATCATCTTcaaccttgaaaaattttcaaaatttcacatgaaaaaaaagaaatcgaaacaAAGAACAaagcttgtaaaaaaaataaaaaatttaaatttaaaaataaaaataaaataatgaaaaaggtAGTTCACATTTTACGACGCTAGAGAGCGTTGTTGTAGAGTTTTCGAATGACAAGGACAATCTACACGAATGTAGTCTATGAGCAAAACTtgctttgagaaaatttgataattatttgaACTCccatgtttttcgattttcacttTAGTTTTTTAAGTCGAATTCAAAGGTTTTCCATTTGTTAAAAGTAATAAACGTAAAGTAATTCTCGTTATGATCGTTGTAGTTAAGTGACGGTGGTTAGTTTCGTATCTTATATGCGATTAATCGCAAGTTATCTCGTCGAATTTCAAGTCAAGATTCCATCACCGGCCAAGTAAGAATATTTTCGTTGATTATTCACTTTCACCGTGGAGTAAGTAATTACGAGTTATAATTTCCCATTTCAGTAATAGTTTCGAGTCAGATTTTGGTCTAGCATTTCACCATTTAATCTGATAATTTTGTATTACAGCTGAATAATTCATTACCACGAACGTTCGACGATGTGAATCGAAGTCCCTCGAAAGTACCGAAGTCGTAGCTTGTTTGGATTTTATACGTGGAACGAAAACAGATTACGAATAGGTGATCCCATCCATCTGTGGCTAGATAGTGGAGCCGGAGCGAATGTATTTCTAGTacaagtgagaattttttcaatcgttttgaTTCGCTTTTCTATACACAAAGCCTACATTTCGTTGCGATTTGTTTATCGATTACGAAACTGGTGTCTTTCGTGTTCTATAATgcgttaaaatttaatttcaatgtcGAAGTTGCAGACGTGTTGATTTGTTTCGTTTGGTTTGGCGTTCGTTGCTCGTTGTACAATATGTACAGATTATTGAGCATTGTTTGTATTCGTCGAAAATTGATCCCACTCAGTGTACTTTTTCCTatgaatgaaattaaattttgattttgaattagaCAGTGGACAGCTCGACAACGTTGGATGCTCTAGTTTCACTTTACgacgtcgaccgtatataatggacgaataattcaacggtgaaaaaatgacaaaatgtgacggctagattttggatgcagaatcctggaaaccttctgctcatgcgccaaacatgacgcttacggtgctagtggagagagagacggtttactgGTTGAACATGGGTTGAACCAGGGAACCgcctctctctccaccagcaccgtaagcatcatgtttcgcgcatgagcagaaggtttccaggattctgcatccaaaatctagccgtcatatcctgcgatttgaattattcgtccattatatacggtcgacgctTTACGACGAAGAATCAACACTTGT encodes:
- the LOC135834701 gene encoding uncharacterized protein LOC135834701 is translated as MSSSSQFLRPIHLKYVIFIFIITIISSHGQNQSNIKSSICKSVLLKNCTGDACIANISVVDKCPSNFTRDDIKRKCENFMDSDLLNDTFLFIPVTSRQKSITYWNIYCALCNQQGLQSDNFTFWTLRALHKPIENHNKLESFESNIDLAVLEKIEVDHDTQNLISKFHGFTRMVILLRYLPSELTNSSYQSCSTSITSNDDIELIAKNITGGFAPTPENFNCTGTKFCSRRKIPQPDTCVYFDPNDVPCVTNKFYVQGVDFTYDKNQVIRTDGEILDINEYSYPKNDSSSDVIFFCKRKNIKTPVSKELIQFTKYMKYISTFLLLVFLVMKTNKENFRSLPNLILYSYCIASLWVYLYHIFSEKIADKLILRTYLLFYVHLSHAFWAALISYEYWYVISAALKFKKPKHLIKRYKYYAFVGWILPALLLGSVYPFLTEEDKTSSCPLIPHHRNVNVAQNLSQWAHYLLGAFYILYLAVYFVLIPVVAIQGCFFIRLARHNRSLEERSDGRHRNKKTSSNNTELDYLFIFTKIAYLMGIHWMLMCVGMILTYFFDFGFSLGNVFSVLFAFHGTFIALAFAFTRTERKRYKRSYRSFMSRSSRSTQVESLTAEEGLNKMGERE